In Candidatus Hydrogenedentota bacterium, the following are encoded in one genomic region:
- a CDS encoding DUF2961 domain-containing protein — MWWKALLRVVAGVLMLGIAAGAVAEGGLLDALTRPQAYEARRASSSNEDLTKNGDARPIPAGETLVLMDEAGPGVITHFWNTVGSEDLFYGRSLVLRIYYDGAEHPSVQAPLGDFFGVGHGAYANYTSAVATVSSHGRARTCYWRIPFRERVKVTISNDHPEQKVDSFYYYLNWRKLDALPEDTLYFHALYRQEMPAAPGNYVMLETAGRGHYAGTVHSAQQVELGWYGEGDDFFYIDGAETPQLRGTGTEDYFNDAWGFREFSTPFHGVSLYEGVFPGDRVTAYRWHLPDPVPFEQSLKVEIEHRGSVFTDQAQHLGQFFERPDWVSSVAFWYQYPPRAIEEPLPPASERIAPYRVLPVRDLAYRADPPAILVPSGAGISYVPGTHEARLDIDFTVEQDGRYQISAVVYKAIMGGVYQPLLDGAAFGPPVDFTIINADYVWQPLDLHDLKAGTHTLSFQGLPEVSPHSRTITSNMRAIGIDRLVLLRLEDMPGYQQVLKEELAK, encoded by the coding sequence ATGTGGTGGAAAGCGCTGTTGCGGGTTGTTGCTGGTGTGTTGATGTTGGGGATTGCGGCCGGGGCGGTTGCGGAGGGCGGGTTGCTGGATGCGCTTACGCGGCCGCAGGCGTATGAGGCGCGGCGGGCGAGCAGCTCGAATGAGGACTTGACGAAGAACGGGGACGCGCGGCCGATTCCGGCGGGGGAGACGCTGGTGTTGATGGACGAGGCGGGGCCGGGGGTGATCACGCATTTCTGGAATACGGTGGGGTCGGAGGATTTGTTTTACGGGCGGTCGCTGGTGCTGCGGATCTACTACGACGGCGCGGAACACCCGAGCGTGCAGGCGCCGCTGGGCGATTTTTTCGGGGTGGGGCATGGGGCCTACGCGAACTACACCTCTGCGGTGGCGACGGTGTCGTCGCACGGGCGGGCGCGGACCTGCTACTGGCGCATACCGTTTCGCGAGCGCGTCAAGGTGACGATAAGCAACGATCATCCCGAGCAGAAGGTGGATTCGTTCTATTACTACCTGAACTGGCGGAAGCTGGACGCGCTGCCGGAGGACACGCTGTATTTCCATGCGCTGTACCGCCAGGAGATGCCGGCGGCGCCGGGCAACTATGTGATGCTGGAAACGGCGGGCCGGGGGCACTACGCGGGTACGGTGCACTCCGCGCAGCAGGTGGAGCTGGGGTGGTACGGCGAGGGAGACGACTTCTTCTACATCGACGGCGCCGAGACGCCGCAGCTGCGGGGCACGGGGACGGAGGATTATTTCAACGACGCCTGGGGTTTCCGCGAGTTTTCGACGCCGTTTCACGGGGTGAGCCTGTACGAGGGCGTGTTTCCCGGCGATCGTGTGACGGCGTACCGCTGGCACCTGCCGGATCCGGTTCCGTTTGAGCAATCGCTGAAGGTGGAGATCGAGCACCGGGGCAGCGTGTTTACGGATCAGGCCCAGCATCTGGGCCAGTTCTTCGAGCGGCCGGACTGGGTGAGCTCGGTGGCGTTCTGGTACCAGTATCCGCCCCGGGCCATCGAGGAGCCGCTGCCGCCCGCCTCGGAGCGCATCGCGCCGTACCGCGTCCTGCCCGTGCGGGATCTGGCGTACCGCGCGGATCCGCCGGCGATCCTGGTTCCCAGCGGCGCGGGCATAAGCTACGTTCCCGGCACGCACGAGGCGCGGCTGGATATAGACTTTACGGTGGAACAGGACGGGCGCTACCAGATCAGCGCGGTGGTGTATAAGGCGATCATGGGCGGGGTCTATCAGCCGCTGCTGGATGGGGCGGCCTTCGGCCCGCCGGTCGACTTCACGATCATCAACGCGGATTACGTCTGGCAGCCGCTCGACCTGCACGACCTGAAGGCGGGAACGCACACGCTGAGCTTCCAGGGGCTGCCCGAGGTGTCGC